Genomic DNA from Perca flavescens isolate YP-PL-M2 chromosome 23, PFLA_1.0, whole genome shotgun sequence:
tctgtctctctccctctctgtctctctcctctctgtctctctctctgtctctctccctctctctgtctctctctctctctctgtctctctccctctctgtctctctccctctctgtctctctccctctctgtctctctctctgtctctctccctctctctgtctctctctctctctctctctctctccctctctgtctctctccctctctgtctctctctctgtctctctccctctctctgtctctctctctctctgtctctctctctctgtctctctctctctctttctctctctcctctgtctctctctgtctctctctctctctctctctctctctctctctctctgtctctctccctgtctgtctctatgtctctctccctctctccttttctaACCCcactatctctctccctctctgtctgtctctctctctctctctctgtctctctctctctcactctctctctctctctcttaagtTCATAGAGTAGGTGtgacatattaaatacatagaGTAGGTGtgacatattaaatacatagaGTAGGTGtgacatattaaatacatagaGTAGGTGTGACATATTAAGTCCATAGAGTAGGTGtgacatattaaatacatagaGTAGGTGtgacatattaaatacatagaGTAGGTGTGACATATTAAGTCCATAGAGTAGGTGtgacatattaaatacatagaGTAGATGtgacatattaaatacatagaGTAGGTGTGACATATTAAGTCCATAGAGTAGGTGTGACATATTAAGTCCATAGAGTAGGTGTGACATATTAAGTCCATAGAGTAGGTGTGACATATTAAGTCCATAGAGTAGGTGtgacatattaaatacatagaGTAGATGtgacatattaaatacatagaGTAGGTGtgacatattaaatacatagaGTAGGTGtgacatattaaatacatagaGTAGATGTGACATATTAAATGCATATTAAATACATAGAGTAGGTGtgacatattaaatacatagaGTAGGTGtgacatattaaatacatagaGTAGGTGtgacatattaaatacatagaGTAGATGTGACATATTAAATGCATATTAAATACATAGAGTAGATGtgacatattaaatacatagaGTAGGTGtgacatattaaatacatagaGTAGATGtgacatattaaatacatagaGTAGGTGtgacatattaaatacatagaGTAGATGtgacatattaaatacatagaGTAGGTGtgacatattaaatacatagaGTAGATGtgacatattaaatacatagaGTAGGTgtgacatctctctctctctctgtccctgcaGGAGTTTCCTGGCGCGCAGCGACATCGGCATCATCCTGATCAACCAGTTCATCGCCGAGATGATCCGGCACGCCATCGACGGCCACATGCAGTCCATCCCCGCGGTGCTGGAGATCCCGTCCAAGGAGCACCCGTACGACGCCGCCAAGGACTCCATCCTGCGCCGCGCCAAGGGCATGTTCTGTGCTGAGGACTTCAGATAGACACAcactactgacacacacacacacacacacacacacacacacacacacacacacacacatatatatatatacacacacacacacacacacttagagacacacacacacatatatatatatatatatatatatatatatatatatatatatacacacacacacacacacacttagagacacacacacacacacacacacacacacatatatatatatacacacacacacacacacacacacacacacacacacacaggcatgttcTGTGCTGAGGACTTCAGATAGACACAcactactgacacacacacagacacacatatatatatacacacacacacatatatatatacacacacacacacacacacacacacttagagacacacacacacacacatatatttatatatatatatatatatacacacacacacacacagggcatgTTCTGTGCTGAGGACTTCAGATAGACACAcactactgacacacacacacacacacatatatatacacacacacacacacacacacatatatacacacacacacatagacacacacacattgggcATGTTCTATGCTGAGGACTTCAGATAGACACAcactactgacacacacacacacacacacacacacacacacacacagataaacacacactactgacacacatatatacatacaaatatatatatatatatatatatatatgtatgtgtgtatatatatatatatatacacacacacacacacacacacacacacacacacacacacacacacatagggcaTGTTCTGTGCTGAGGACttcagatagacacacacacaaacacacatatatacacatatatatatatatatatatatatatatatatatatatacacacaaaacactacacacacacacacacacacacacacacacacacatatatacacacacacacagggcatgTTCTGTGCTGAGGACttcagatagacacacacacacacacacacacacacatatatatatatatatatatatatatatatatgtgtgtgtgtatatatatatatatatatatatatatatatatatatatatatatatatacacagacacacactactgacacacacacacgcacacagaaacacacacatagacacacacacacacacacacactactgacacacacacacacacgcacacagaaacacacacagagacacacacacacacactactgacacacacacacacacacgcacacagaaacacacacagagacacacacacacacacacactactgacacacacacacacacacgcactatGCTGTGTGATTAATTTAAACGTTCCTGACTTGTTTCTCTGTAACGTTACAGAAACGTAGCGCTGCCAGTTGATCGTAATAAGAAGATATTTTAGTTTTCCCGCCATTATTCGGccgtataaatataaatatgaaatGATGTAAACATTAAACGGACTTCTTTATGTTAATCTGAGTGTGATGATGTATTATCTGGAGAGTAAACCTGGTGTTGTAATCATGTTAAAATATCTTCCTATCACAATAATGTGTTCCCGTAGTAACGTGTGACTGATCCAGGCAGCGCTACGTTTCCGTAGCAACGTATAAGTGAGTATTGATATGTTGAGTGGAGTCATGTGACCTAAATATCTGCAGATGTTCCAGATgtggaagaaaataaatgttgttaTTTGGGACGTTCTGGttcttctgtttttattcttcatcacatttagtgtgtgtgtgtgtgtgtgtgtgtgtgtgtgtgtgtgtgtgtgtgtgtgtgtgtgtgtgagtgtgtgagtgtgtctctgtgtgtgtgtctctctgtgtgtgtgtctgtatgtgtgtgtgtgtgtgtgtgtgtgtgtgtgtgtgtttctgtctctgtgtgtgtgtgtctgtgtctctgtctgtgtgagtgtgtgtgtgtgtgtgtgtgtgtgtgtgtgtctctgtctgtgtgtgagtgtgtctgtgtgtgagtgtgtctgtgtgtgtgtgtctctgtctgtgtgtgtgtctctgtcggtgtgtgtgtgtgtgagtgtgtgtgtgtgtctttgtgtgtgtgtctgtctgtgtgtgtgtctctgtctgtgtgtgagtgtgtctgtgtgtgtgtgtgtgtgtgtgtgtctgtctgtgtgtgtgtctctgtcggtgtgtgagtgtgtctgtgtgtgtgtgtctctgtctgtgtgtgtgtctctgtcggtgtgtgtgtgtgtgtgagtgtgtgtgagtgtgtctgtgtgtgtgtgtctctgtctgtgtgtgtgtctctgtcggtttgtgtgtgtgtgtgtgtgtgtgtgtgtgtgtgtgtgtgtgtgtgtctctgtctgtgtgtgtgtctctgtcggtgtgtgtgtgtgtgtgtgtgtgagtgtgtgtgggagagagtgtgtgtgcgtgcgcagcTGATGATTTCTCCAGATCCTCTGGATCTTTTGATAATATTATGGTCTGTTGAACTATTCTCATTGATGACAGTAATTAATGCTGactcttttattttgaaaaggcGTTTGCCGGATGTGTGTAGCGCGCGTTCCGGTCtctataactgtgtgtgtgagacagcgCGCGCCTCACTTCTCCGTTGTTACCGGACAGATCAACATGGCGGACCCGTGCTCCTTCTCGTGCGTCAGCAGCTGCGTCACCAAACACCTGAACCTGGCGCTCGCGCTGGACTTCGAGCGGCGCGTGATCAGAGGGACGGTGGCGCTCACCGTGGAGGCTCTGCGGGACCGCTTCTCCTCTCTGGTACGGTACCGGCACCGGGGGCAcgctaagctaacaggctaactCACTCAGAAACAGATGGAGAACTAACTAGCCCTGTGATTGGTCCATAAACTAACATCAGAATGAGTTTTATTGGCCAGGTAttctcacagacagacacgagGAATGAGACTCTATACAGTCAACGAAGAGACAAGTAGTACTAACATAGACACAtaataacatacacacatagtaatacacacatatactgcaAAATAgagatataataatatacatataCTATACTAATAATACatcaagacaagtacacatggagcGGGACATAAAGTACATAAAGTAATagtgcaagatgcatattggagtgataagtatgtaatgtgtagagaaCAGGGTGAGTGATGGCAGAGGGAACatgttaatataataatattaataataatattaataatgataatattaataataatgataatattaatatgaaTAATAATACACTTTATTGATACAGAGTGAGGAGCTTTACAGCAACACATTCAGACAGTAacatcagtggtgtagtctcaTGTATAGTAGTGGGTagactactgtgtgtgtgtatatatatgtatgtatgtatgtatgtatgtatgtatgtgtatatatatatatatatatatatatatatatatatatatatatatatgtgtgtgtgtatatatatatatatatatatatatgtatgtatatatatatatgtgtgtgtgtgtgtgtgtgtatatatatatatatatatatacatacacacagacacacactgtatttAAACAGATGcctgagaaaataaaaaggttttgagtttagctttttaaataatgtattttggAGAAGTTAAAATGTAAGAGATGAGATCTTGTGAGCGGAGTTTGGTTATATAACGCTGCCCTTTGATTGGAAGGTCCAGGTGTTAATCACCGAGTCAGCGTTAATCTCAGAGCCTGGTTAATAAAGTTTTATTACAGTGTTAATAAAGTTTTATTACAGTGTTAATAAAGTTTTATTACAGTGTTAATAAAGATTTATGTTCTCAGACTTTgacattagagatgcaccgatagagcggccggttttcacgtgctcggccatgactgcagggttagggttagttagtcTGATatgtggggttagggttagttagtcTGTCTGATatgtggggttagggttagttagtcTGATatgtggggttagggttagttagtcAGTCTGATatgtggggttagggttagttagtcTGATatgtggggttagggttagttagtcagtctgacatgtggggttagggttagttagtcTGATatgtggggttagggttagttagtcTGATatgtggggttagggttagtaagTCTGATatgtggggttagggttagttagtcagtctgacatgtggggttagggttagttagtcTGATatgtggggttagggttagttagtcTGATatgtggggttagggttagttagtcAGTCTGATatgtggggttagggttagttagtcTGTCTGATatgtggggttagggttagttagtcTGATatgtggggttagggttagttagtcagtctgacatgtggggttagggttagttagtcTGATatgtggggttagggttagttagtcTGATatgtggggttagggttagtaagTCTGATatgtggggttagggttagttagtcagtctgacatgtggggttagggttagttagtcTGATatgtggggttagggttagttagtcTGATatgtggggttagggttagttagtcAGTCTGATATGTGGGGTTAGGATTAGTTAGTCTGATatgtggggttagggttagttagtcAGTCTGATATGTGGGGTTAGGATTAGTTAGTCTGATATGTGGGGTTAGAGTTAGTTAGTCAGTCTGATATGTGGGGTTAGAGTTAGTTAGTCAGTCTGACATGTGGGGTTAGGATTAGTTAGTCAGTCTGATATGTGGGGTTAGAGTTAGTTAGTCTGATATGTGGGGTTAGAGTTAGTTAGTCAGTCTGATATGTGGGGTTAGAGTTAGTTAGTCAGTCTGACATGTGGGGTTAGAGTTAGTTAGTCAGTCTGATATGTGGGGTTAGAGTTAGTTAGTCTGATATGTGGGGTTAGAGTTAGTTAGTCAGTCTGATatgtggggttagggttagtcagtctgacatgtggggttagggttagttagtcTGATatgtggggttagggttagttagtcAGTCTGATATGTGGGGTTAGAGTTAGTTAGTCTGATATGTGGGGTTAGAGTTAGTCAGTCTGATATGTGGGGTTAGAGTTAGTCAGTCTGATATGTGGGGTTAGAGTTAGTTAGTCTGATATGTGGGGTTAGAGTTAGTTAGTCAGTCTGATATGTGGGGTTAGAGTTAGTTAGTCTGATATGTGGGGTTAGAGTTAGTTAGTCAGTCTGATATGTGGGGTTAGAGTTAGTTAGTCAGTCTGATATGTGGGGTTAGAGTTAGTTAGTCAGTCTGACATGTGGGGTTAGGATTAGTCAGTCTGACATGTGGGGTTAGAGTTAGTTAGTCAGTCTGATATGTGGGGTTAGAGTTAGTTAGTCAGTCTGATATGTGGGGTTAGAGTTAGTCAGTCTGATATGTGGGGTTAGAGTTAGTTAGTCAGTCTGATATGTGGGGTTAGAGTTAGTTAGTCAGTCTGACATGTGGGGTTAGAGTTAGTCAGTCTGACATGTGGGGTTAGAGTTAGTCAGTCTGACTTGTGGGGTTAGAGTTAGTCAGTCTGACATGTGGGGTTAGAGTTAGTCAGTCTGACatgtggggttagggttagttagtcAGTCTGACATGTGGGGTTAGAGTTAGTTAGTCAGTCTGATatgtggggttagggttagttagtcTGATAtgtggggttagggttattGATGATATTAGATGTgagaagaaggaaatggttctaacattttatagttctattttatagtgatccattatctggtcaacacatgttctattaaagaaaagatagaaaacacatctgtgtgtgctgtgaagTGGTCAGAAAAAATTAAATCGGTattggcctagaaagttgtaatctgtGCATCTCTAATGACATTAATCTCAGAGCCTTGTTAATAAAGTTTTATGAGAGTGTTAATAAAGTTTTATCTCGGCAGACATTGGACAGCCGAGACCTGCAGATCATCTCGGTGAGCGCTAACGGACAAGTGGCGCGGTTTACGATGGGCCCTAAACACAGCTTCAAGGGGACACCGCTGGACATCACACTGCCCTTTGACCTCTCCAGGTGAGCTCTCTCCTCgggcttttcaaaataaacttcttctctctcctcaggcttttcaaaataaacttctTCTCTCGCCTcaggcttttcaaaataaacttcttcttctctcgcttcaggcttttcaaaataaacttctCTCTCCGcaggcttttcaaaataaacttcttctctctcctcaggcttttcaaaataaacttctttttctctcgcttcaggcttttcaaaataaacttctCTCTCCTcaggcttttcaaaataaacttcttcttcaaaatgaacttcttctctctcctcaggcttttcaaaataaacttcttctctctcctcaggcttttcaaaataaacttcttctctctcctcaggcttttcaaaataaacttcttcttctctctcctcaggcttttcaaaataaacttcttctctctcctcaggcttttcaaaataaacttctCTCTCCTcaggcttttcaaaataaacttcctctctctcctcaggcttttcaaaataaacttccCTCTCCTcaggcttttcaaaataaaagctgaggACCGATGGCTGGCTCCATGTGTGTCTTAGAAAGGGTTTGAAGGTCTTACTGATGGTGAGGGTCTGTCACTAGGCTGTCTGACCCTAGTAACGTGTTTCTGCTGCGTGCACACGCACCGACAGAGAAATAATGTTTAGCGCTGACAAGAGAGTTAAAGTTACACCTTCCTGATTGGGGTCCCTAATCTCActttgtcagaccttcctccacagctctgtggaggaaggtctgactagtccacacagccttCCTGGATGggaggcagcgctgcctggaaggagccgttgggggcttaaaacaccgataaacagacccctaacccccctaacccccctaaccccccTAGCCCTATAAAGCCGATTCagatcccagaagtggaacataGAGGCTGAACAAGAGTTTTTATTCCTGTTGGAACCGTCCATGCTGGGTTAGGTGTCTCcttcctgtttctctgtctAAGCACACTGTGAACTGTAGTTACTATAAAATAATATAGagagtgtatatgtatatatactatactataatatagagagtgtatatgtatatatactatactataatataGAGAGTGTATttgtatatactatactataatatagagagtatatgtatatatactataatataatataatataatatatactatactataatatagagagtgtatatgtatatatactatactataatatagagagtgtatatgtatatatactataatataatatagagtgtatatgtatatatactatactataatatagagagtgtatatgtatatatactatactataatatagagagtgtatatgtatatatactatactataatatagagagtgtatatgtatatatactatactataatatagagagtgtatatgtatatatactataatataatatagagagtgtatatgtatatatactatactataatatagagagtgtatatgtatatatactatactatagagagtgtatatgtatatatactatactataatatagtgtatatgtatagtatatactatactataatatagagagtgtatatgtatatatactataatatagagagtgtatatgtatatatactatactataatatagagagtgtatatgtatatatactatactatagagAGTGTATATGTATCTACTGTACtatgagttgttgttgttgttgtgttgtgatCAGAGGGCAGCATGTGATCGTGGAGGTGACCTATGAGACGTCTCCGTCGGCCACGGCGCTGCAGTGGCTTACACCTGCACAGACTGCTGGGAAAACACAGCCCTACCTGTTCAGCCAGTGTCAGGTCTGTTCTCTCAATAAAGCTTCAGACATTCAAACACAGCCCTACCTGTTCAGCCAGTGTCAGGTCTGTTCTCTCAATAAAGCTTCAGACATTCAAACACAGCCCTACCTGTTCAGCCAGTGTCAGGTCTGTTCTCTCAATAAAGCTTCAGACATTCAAACAGTTCATCAGCACCAAgcatgtgtactgtatatatctaaGGTAGAAATGTTGGATACTCTACTGCAGTACAAGTACTCACACCACTCTGTACAAAAGGGTAGAAAGTGGTATGTAAAGTataagtacctcaacatttggactgacgTACAgcacagtaagtgtgtgtgtgtgtgtgtgtgtgtgtgtgtgtgtgtgtgtgtgtgtgtgtgtgtgtctcaagtaaagtacctcaacatttggactgtaTATACTGACAGTAGAGTACTGCAGTAGATGTACTGAGTGCTGTGAATATGAATATGGACCCAgagactaataataataataataaccagcATCGTGTTAGGCTCTGCACTCAGAGAGTTGAGACATTCAATGTTTCTTCACTTATATTAGGACACACTTTGTTCTCTTTTCTTTACTTCCTGTTTCTGTTTGAATCCCTCCACATGTTTACAGCTGACacaatacagacagacaggccgacagacagacagacaggcagacagacagattattAGTAAATTTTTGGCTGCAGAAACTGAGACGCTAAAGCAGCGAGTGTTCTTTCCACCCtggactctctgtctccatgtttgtgtgtctgagtgtctgatggaacaacaatctgtgaaactggtccagtattaaaccagaaccgagcagtaatgtaaccctacaggactaatgttcagcagcagttagagtccactacaAGTTctagactcagattattattttaagtgtctgacaacattatgggatggatccctacagagatagaccttttagttaaagagtaagatccttttagtttaacatgaaacagccccaaaatcaccatcaccaaactccaccagactccatgtaaataatcaggacttttattaTCACAAAACACTCTTTactcaaagtggacagaaactaaataaaactaccaaaagccgtcttggttcatctttccactgttccaacaatcaccactctggtttggttgaaataaacccttaattcacccatttacatgtggagatatgctggctctatacacgctaaaagtcctgattatttacatggagtctggtggagatatgctggctctatacacgctaaaagttcagattatttacatggagtctggtggagatatgctggctctatacacgctaaaagccctgattatttacatggagtctggtggagatatgctggctctatacacgctaaatgtcctgattatttacatggagtctggtggagatattctggctctatacacgctaaaagtcctgattatttacatggagtctggtggagatatgctggctctatacacgctaaaagtcctgattatttacatggagtcgggtggagatatgctggctctatacacgctaaaagccctgattatttacatggagtctggtggagatatgctggctctatacacgctaaaagtcctgattatttacatggagt
This window encodes:
- the atp6v1f gene encoding V-type proton ATPase subunit F, which encodes MAGRGKLIAVIGDEDTCTGFLLGGIGELNKNRKPNFLVVEKDTSIAEIEETFKSFLARSDIGIILINQFIAEMIRHAIDGHMQSIPAVLEIPSKEHPYDAAKDSILRRAKGMFCAEDFR